AAGGGAGATGCTGCTTTTGTAAGTGGTAATTAGGTTTCTATGGCTGGACGGCCTTCACTTCGGCTTTATTTTCTTTACTATGAAGCATTCAGCTTATCACACATGGCTAATAAGTTTCATATTAGTTGGCTATAATCATCCTAATCCCTAAATCTCCCCAAATCCTGGTTCAGACATCCTCCTCTGCTACTACCTACTACCTACGTTTCTTTATGGCTCCTTCATAGTAAAGCCTATGTAAAGCCATAGTAACGTCATGGTAGCCTCTAGGTTCACCCGTATCTTACCCGTACCTCACCCCTACCTCGGGCGTACCTCACCCGTATCTAGCCCCGTATCAGGCTATCTATGCACCGTTATAAACTCATAAGAAATAGTAAAGAAATGTGTAATAAGAGGGGCTGTGGATGCCCTAAAAGAGAAGACCCTAAAGATACAAAACCAGCCCCTGTAGAGCAAGTCCTTTCTTTCCCTGTACCTTGTATCTTGTGCCTTGTACCTTGAACATTCCCTTCCTTCTTCATTCTTCATTCCTTGTTCCTTGTTCAATATTCTCTTTCTCCTTTCCTCTGCTCCTGCTTACTTTTCTGAACAAAAAAGTACAACATATCATACTTGTATAATCACAGTTGTCTACTATCTTTCTGTTTTGGACCTTATTTAACGACATCTACCTTTGGAGGCTGTAACATTTACTCCCACCCTTCATAAACTCCTACTCTATATTTTGTAATTCTATATCCCGCTAACAATGAAAAAGATCCTAATCAGTACATTGATGGGGTTGTTTATAGCATATGTGCTTAGTTGCACGGTGCTTTATTACTACCAGGAAAAACTGCTTTTCATGCCCGATAAGTTAGATAAGGGCTATCGGTTTTCATTTCAACAACCATTTGAGGAGATAAATGTTGCCACAAAGCAAGGCGCACTGCTAAACGGCTTATTATTTAAAGCAGATAGCCCCAAAGGCTTGGTGTTTTATTTACATGGTAATAGTGGCTCGGTTAACCATTGGGGTGATATGGCTAAGCGATATAACAATCTACACTACGATGTTTTCATTCTGGACTATCCAGGTTTTGGAAAAAGTGAAGGTTCCATTTCCAGTCAGGCAGAACTTTTTGATGATATACAATCAGCATACAACAACATGAAGAAAAGATATGCGGAAGAAAAGATAGTTGTTCTAGGCTATTCTATTGGTTCTGGCCCTGCTGCTTGGCTGGCTGCTACAAACACACCTAAACTATTGATATTGCAGGCACCCTATTACAGTATGACTGATATGTTGCACCACATCTATCCAATTATTCCCAACTTTTTGTTGAAGTACAAGTTTGCCACAAATGAATACGTTAAAAGGTGCAAAATGCCGGTAGTGGTTTTCCATGGCAACCAGGACGACGTGATTTACTATGGCTCATCGCTAAAACTAAAAGCAGAAATGAAAGCAGCCGACACGTTAATAACACTGAACAGACAAGGGCACGACGACATTACGTATAATGCTGACTATATCAAAGCCATAGGTAAGATCCTTCACTAGTACATAATAATGATCCAATGCGTTTTTCGCTTTACAACAACTGTTTATAGGAACAAAGTATGTTTCTTTCTCTTGTTCCTTTGGTAAGTTAAGAAATAGCATCATTTATGTGCCTGCTTTTATTTTAAGTACAGTTAGTCGCGTGGTTATCCGGTCATCAAATGTTTTAAGGATAACAAAGTACCATTTGCTGTCAGGTATATCTACGGTGAAAATGTCGTTTCGTTTATGCTGCTTTACGGCCTGTTCAAATGCTGCGGCCATGACGTTTTCTTTGAACCAACCTACATCGCCGTTTGGAGTGGCATCCATGGTGTAAGCGTTAACAAGCTGAGAAAAGGGTGTTCCGTTTTTGTATTGGTGGATAATTACATTCCGTGCGCTGTCAATGGTTTTGGTAGATAATTGGCTGCCATCTAAAAAAATATAATTCACTCTGAACTCAGGGTAAGAAGTTTTGTCCAGCACCTTATAGTCGTAACCTTCTATCCGAAAGGTCTCCCCCTGTTTTTTATCATAAAGAGCTCGTGCAATGTCAGTGGTATCTTTATCAGACGACATCTCTAATAGCTGTGCCACTTCAGGATTCTTTGCTACAAACTTCTTAGCCTGTTTTACAGTGCTAATATCATTTAGTGGGTTATCCTTTGATTGGCTGAACCCTACTACATAAGCCAGGCAAATCAAAGAGGTTAGCAAAAGTCTTTTCATGGTAGAAAGCTAGTGTTATTCATCTATGCGTTAATGAAGGTAGCTAGGTTTTTGTTTGTTTCCGTTTGGTTTTCAGTGTTTCTTGGTAATGCCCAGAACACAGATAAGGCTAGTCCTTCGGCTCAGGTAGTGCTGTGCAGACTACAATAATCTTTAAGATTATTGTAGTCTATCCAGTATGTATGCAATTACAAAAAGGTATAATTAGCATCACAGTATGGTTAATATTGTCGGCCTTCCATGCGCGCTAGCCGTTGTTGTGTCTTTTGACCAACAACTGAAGCCTAGACAGCACTCTGTTGTTGTCTACCGTTACTTAGTTCAGTTCCAGCCTAGGCTATTGTGTAGGGCAAGGGACACGGCGTTTACAATGGCGCCATGCCCTGCTTTTGCGCAAGCCCCACCCGTAGAAGACACAGCTAGAACCGAAATAAAAAAGTGCAGAAAGTAATACTTCCTGCACTTTAAGAACTTTTGCTATTTACTTAATTTTCTTTCCTCTTGCTTGTCTTCCATTTTGGGAAAGAATCAATTCAGTCACGTTGCCGTTTGTGTCCTTAACAAATTCTACTGTAGCATCATTAATTTTTAAGAAGTACTTAGTTTCTTTTTCTGCAAATAGTTCAAACTCTGGCTGATTCGTTACCTGGGCAAATAATCGCTTATCGCGAACGCTGATAGCAATGCTAAACGTTGGCGCAATCTGATACTGTCCAATATATTGTTTCAGAACGACCTCATCTACTTTGATTTCTTTCTTGGGACCAGGAATTTCATACGGCTCATTCAGTACAATAGCGGCCAGGCTGCGGGATATTTTGGTCAGGTTGGCACTTGATGTATTATCCAATACGATCACCACTAACTCCTCCTGTGGAAAACGTAGCAGGTAGGATGTAAAGCCCGGAATACTGCCTCCATGTGCAGTGGTTAACCTTCCATGGGTAGAATCGATGGTCCAGCCATAACCATACTTTCGTTTATAGGGCG
This genomic interval from Flavisolibacter tropicus contains the following:
- a CDS encoding alpha/beta hydrolase, which translates into the protein MKKILISTLMGLFIAYVLSCTVLYYYQEKLLFMPDKLDKGYRFSFQQPFEEINVATKQGALLNGLLFKADSPKGLVFYLHGNSGSVNHWGDMAKRYNNLHYDVFILDYPGFGKSEGSISSQAELFDDIQSAYNNMKKRYAEEKIVVLGYSIGSGPAAWLAATNTPKLLILQAPYYSMTDMLHHIYPIIPNFLLKYKFATNEYVKRCKMPVVVFHGNQDDVIYYGSSLKLKAEMKAADTLITLNRQGHDDITYNADYIKAIGKILH
- a CDS encoding peptidylprolyl isomerase, which produces MKRLLLTSLICLAYVVGFSQSKDNPLNDISTVKQAKKFVAKNPEVAQLLEMSSDKDTTDIARALYDKKQGETFRIEGYDYKVLDKTSYPEFRVNYIFLDGSQLSTKTIDSARNVIIHQYKNGTPFSQLVNAYTMDATPNGDVGWFKENVMAAAFEQAVKQHKRNDIFTVDIPDSKWYFVILKTFDDRITTRLTVLKIKAGT